In uncultured Campylobacter sp., a genomic segment contains:
- a CDS encoding potassium/proton antiporter: MLETFLLFFSILLIACIVSSKVSDRFGVPSLVVFLAVGMLAGSDGLLGLAFDNRQIAQDVGTIALIFILYAGGLDTNLKSIRPVMVNGIILATLGVVLTAGMIAVLVKYLLGLDWLEALLFGSIISSTDAAAVFAILGAKEILLRNNIRPLLELESGSNDPMAIFLTVTILQIISIATIPSVPDVALTLVKQFLLGGLMGYMFGVALPGLFNRLRLEYWGLYPVFSMAWVMLLYVLAGKVGGNGFLAVYIAGMFINKKEFAHKKNLIGFHDGIAWTMQIVIFLTLGLLVNPSQLPAVALAGAVVAFWIMFVARPMGVFLSLLLSRYNVKEKIFISWVGLRGVVPIVLATYPFGANLPNSELIFNTIFFVVFVSIIIQGMTLEKVAQKCGVKEEVVPKEVEMSNLPIFYHTLRQHTIRFDSEVVGKNLAELELPSDFLVLLIKRKGEYIKPTGSSVFEEGDLLLIQCEDENKYNETLKTFTA, encoded by the coding sequence ATGTTAGAAACTTTTTTACTATTTTTCTCTATCCTACTTATCGCTTGTATCGTCTCTAGCAAGGTTTCAGATAGATTCGGCGTTCCGTCCTTAGTCGTTTTTTTAGCAGTCGGTATGCTTGCAGGCTCGGACGGGCTGCTCGGACTTGCTTTTGATAATCGCCAAATCGCCCAAGACGTGGGCACTATCGCGCTTATTTTTATACTTTACGCGGGCGGTCTTGATACGAATCTAAAATCTATCCGCCCCGTTATGGTAAACGGCATCATCCTAGCGACTCTTGGCGTCGTGCTGACTGCGGGCATGATAGCCGTGCTGGTAAAATACCTGCTAGGCCTTGACTGGCTAGAGGCTTTGCTCTTTGGCTCTATCATCTCCTCGACCGACGCTGCCGCGGTGTTTGCGATACTAGGAGCAAAGGAAATTTTGCTGCGAAATAATATTCGCCCGCTTTTAGAGCTAGAGTCCGGATCGAACGACCCGATGGCGATCTTTTTAACCGTCACGATACTGCAAATCATCTCTATAGCTACGATTCCTAGCGTTCCGGACGTCGCGCTTACGTTAGTAAAGCAGTTTTTGCTAGGCGGGCTGATGGGCTATATGTTTGGCGTCGCGCTGCCGGGGCTTTTTAACCGCCTTAGGCTTGAGTACTGGGGGCTTTACCCCGTGTTTTCGATGGCTTGGGTGATGCTTTTATACGTGCTGGCGGGCAAGGTCGGGGGCAACGGCTTTCTTGCCGTATATATCGCGGGAATGTTTATAAACAAAAAAGAGTTCGCGCATAAGAAAAATTTGATCGGTTTTCACGACGGTATCGCGTGGACGATGCAGATCGTCATCTTTTTGACGCTGGGACTTTTGGTGAATCCTTCCCAGTTGCCTGCCGTCGCGCTTGCGGGTGCCGTGGTTGCGTTTTGGATCATGTTCGTCGCGCGTCCTATGGGCGTTTTTCTCTCGCTCTTGCTTTCTAGGTATAATGTTAAAGAAAAGATATTTATCTCATGGGTCGGACTTCGCGGCGTCGTTCCTATCGTACTTGCGACCTATCCGTTCGGGGCAAATTTACCGAATTCCGAGCTAATCTTTAACACGATATTTTTTGTAGTATTCGTCTCGATCATCATCCAGGGCATGACGCTAGAAAAGGTCGCGCAAAAATGCGGCGTCAAAGAAGAAGTCGTGCCAAAAGAGGTCGAGATGTCGAATTTGCCGATTTTTTATCACACTTTACGCCAACACACCATACGCTTTGACTCCGAAGTCGTGGGCAAAAACCTAGCCGAGCTTGAGCTGCCTAGCGACTTTTTGGTGCTGCTCATCA
- a CDS encoding helix-turn-helix transcriptional regulator: protein MKQYEEPVYLISVVAKVLSIHPQTLRQYEREGLLEPSRTEGKMRLYSEKDMDRIKMILRLTRDLGVNLAGVDIILQLKDQIEQSEAVIRQMKEELAKFEQNAVPSKKALVKRKNSFDLIFYDDKN from the coding sequence ATGAAGCAATACGAAGAACCGGTCTATCTAATCAGCGTCGTAGCAAAGGTCCTCTCCATACATCCGCAAACGTTGCGCCAATACGAGCGCGAGGGGCTGCTAGAGCCGTCCAGAACCGAGGGCAAGATGCGCCTTTACTCGGAAAAAGATATGGACCGCATCAAGATGATACTACGTCTAACGCGCGATCTTGGCGTAAATTTAGCAGGCGTTGATATCATCTTGCAGCTAAAAGATCAGATCGAGCAGTCTGAGGCCGTGATAAGGCAGATGAAAGAGGAACTGGCTAAATTTGAACAAAATGCCGTGCCGTCCAAAAAGGCTCTGGTAAAGCGCAAAAATAGCTTTGATCTCATCTTTTACGATGATAAAAATTAA
- a CDS encoding DnaJ C-terminal domain-containing protein: protein MSNSLYETLGVSEKASADEIKKAYRRLARKYHPDINKDPGAEDKFKEINAAYEILSDEKKRAQYDRHGDAMFGGQNFHDFASSSGMGNLDEILKNIFGGGFSGGASGFGGFSSRGGFSGFRQTGGFGGFEDDEDMDSRAKVTIPFDVAVKGGEHSINFNGENIKIKIPNGINNGEKLRIKGKGNGGRGDLILTVNIAPSDEYERDGDDLYKDVLIPLKTMMFGGKIEVKTPKKDVTIKIAENSKSGQKIRLKGYGVQNRKSGIFGDLYLRARVSLPDVNALDGELAELMKQKLPEV, encoded by the coding sequence ATGAGCAATAGTCTTTACGAAACGTTAGGCGTGTCCGAAAAGGCCTCCGCAGACGAGATAAAAAAGGCGTATAGGAGGCTGGCGCGCAAATATCATCCAGATATCAACAAAGACCCGGGCGCGGAGGATAAATTTAAAGAAATAAACGCCGCGTATGAAATTTTAAGCGACGAAAAAAAGCGCGCGCAGTACGACAGGCACGGCGACGCGATGTTCGGCGGACAGAATTTTCATGACTTTGCGAGCAGCTCGGGCATGGGAAATTTGGACGAAATTTTAAAAAATATCTTCGGCGGCGGCTTTAGCGGTGGCGCTAGCGGTTTTGGCGGTTTTTCTAGCAGAGGCGGTTTTAGCGGCTTTAGGCAGACGGGCGGCTTTGGCGGCTTTGAGGACGATGAGGATATGGACTCGCGGGCAAAGGTAACTATCCCGTTTGACGTAGCGGTAAAGGGCGGCGAGCACTCGATAAATTTTAACGGCGAAAACATCAAAATAAAAATCCCAAACGGCATAAATAACGGCGAAAAGCTACGCATAAAAGGCAAAGGTAACGGCGGGCGCGGCGATCTAATACTAACCGTAAATATTGCGCCTAGCGACGAGTACGAAAGAGACGGCGACGATCTATATAAAGACGTGCTAATTCCTTTAAAAACAATGATGTTTGGCGGCAAGATAGAGGTAAAAACGCCTAAAAAAGACGTCACGATAAAAATCGCCGAAAACTCAAAATCTGGGCAAAAAATCAGGCTCAAAGGATACGGCGTGCAAAATAGAAAAAGCGGGATATTCGGCGATTTGTACTTGCGCGCGCGCGTCTCTTTGCCGGACGTAAATGCCCTAGACGGCGAACTAGCCGAGCTTATGAAGCAAAAACTCCCGGAGGTATAA
- a CDS encoding Do family serine endopeptidase, which translates to MKKITVLSLATSCAIFAASINFNEPAEDFTRINPEFNKNVVLSYNSSIADAKKSVVNISTTKTLNGAGADMGDMFNDPFFKDFFGFQFNIPQEKQKSSSLGSGVIISSDGYIVTNNHVVEDSDEIVVTLLDSDKEYKAKIIGTDPKTDLAIIKIDAKELKAIPFADSAKLMEGDIVFAIGNPFGVGGSITQGIVSGLNKDNIGLNQYENFIQTDASINPGNSGGALVDSRGYLVGINSAILSRSGGNNGIGFAIPSNMTKDIAKKLIEDGKIERGYIGVMIANLNEQQKEIYKNKEGALISSVEKGLPADIAGIKRGDLVVKIDDKDIKNANDLKNLIGSLAPNKEITLTYERSGKLETAKIKLANANAQSSGGKATKGDSAIDGLSVTSIDDNARFKYRLASDVAGVLVTDVKSGSNAEKFGFEKGDIIIQVAEENIKNLDDFNKAVANAKGKKTLVWVNRGGLFQGLVIK; encoded by the coding sequence ATGAAAAAGATAACCGTATTATCTTTGGCTACGTCTTGCGCAATCTTTGCCGCAAGCATAAATTTTAACGAACCCGCAGAGGATTTTACTAGAATAAATCCCGAATTTAATAAAAACGTCGTCCTCTCCTACAATAGCTCCATCGCCGATGCTAAAAAATCAGTCGTAAATATCTCTACTACAAAAACACTAAACGGCGCGGGAGCCGATATGGGCGATATGTTTAACGATCCTTTTTTTAAAGATTTCTTCGGCTTTCAGTTTAATATCCCTCAAGAAAAGCAAAAAAGCAGTTCTTTGGGATCTGGCGTCATCATCTCCTCCGACGGCTACATCGTGACCAACAACCACGTGGTAGAAGATAGCGACGAGATCGTAGTCACGCTGCTAGATAGCGACAAAGAGTACAAAGCTAAAATCATCGGCACCGATCCCAAAACCGACCTAGCTATCATCAAAATCGACGCTAAAGAGCTAAAAGCCATACCTTTTGCCGACTCGGCTAAGCTAATGGAAGGAGATATAGTTTTTGCCATCGGAAATCCTTTCGGCGTTGGCGGCAGTATCACTCAGGGTATAGTCTCAGGCCTAAACAAAGACAACATCGGACTAAATCAATACGAAAATTTCATCCAAACCGACGCCTCGATAAATCCGGGCAACTCAGGCGGCGCGCTAGTCGATAGCCGCGGCTATCTAGTGGGCATAAACTCAGCTATCCTTAGCCGCAGCGGCGGAAACAACGGCATCGGCTTTGCCATCCCGTCAAATATGACCAAAGATATAGCCAAAAAACTCATCGAAGACGGCAAGATCGAGCGCGGATATATCGGCGTGATGATAGCAAATCTCAACGAGCAGCAAAAAGAGATCTACAAAAACAAAGAAGGCGCGCTAATTAGCAGCGTAGAAAAGGGATTGCCGGCCGATATCGCGGGCATTAAACGAGGCGATCTAGTCGTAAAAATCGACGATAAAGATATCAAAAACGCAAACGACCTAAAAAATCTCATCGGCTCGCTAGCTCCAAACAAAGAGATCACGCTAACCTACGAGCGCTCGGGCAAGCTAGAGACTGCTAAGATAAAACTAGCCAATGCCAACGCCCAGTCAAGCGGCGGCAAAGCGACCAAAGGCGACTCGGCGATAGACGGCCTTAGCGTAACGTCGATCGATGATAACGCGAGGTTTAAGTATAGACTAGCCTCAGACGTCGCAGGCGTGCTCGTTACAGACGTAAAATCAGGCTCAAACGCCGAAAAATTCGGCTTTGAAAAAGGCGATATCATCATCCAGGTCGCCGAGGAAAATATCAAAAATTTAGACGACTTTAACAAGGCCGTAGCAAACGCCAAGGGCAAAAAAACTCTCGTTTGGGTCAATCGCGGCGGACTTTTCCAAGGCCTTGTTATCAAATAA
- a CDS encoding DUF6138 family protein, which produces MNENEISLASKIKNEINLTIKKELKERYKGEAPYSRCRVQEGYYDTFTLECGRRGFSMSYSDSYYDASELSEDELKAALPLIVKGVEKEFLDENNLPFFAYKLNLSVKFESEDSPRKFYFENAARKAELKRRLEDYIGEVITRRTAKVKDERELYVFMGHVFDLPLMDYDEFALIELIEKFELAVRDSKSKHLTDEFKEALTCYLQDWRDDKFMPKFYDIYGDDWERTYELKKDFKPQNVSAGELALFVRAAFWRIKYKSFSWDVKFARKDLESAALIFGSAQAQKYLDHGTGELDESLTRFKDADVECAANDVFAQISVKIKNETPQAYKKALIFIVNLLRAGFTASYAVKFSSKADKIYLPIKGLEKTQTHRFFATALAHGIDLELELYAKEALRHKYEFYADINDEKCLMTGSYAVFGLALKSEKYFALAKRYFKNVDDEHQSAHIKFIEAFIDRYGVSAQSLDVLVDAFSSYQDDKIYKNLRALMDEPANKALFLRALENLKGYKKENAAYAAWGRGWEKEISG; this is translated from the coding sequence ATGAACGAAAACGAAATCTCGCTGGCTAGCAAAATAAAAAACGAGATAAATCTAACGATAAAAAAGGAGCTAAAAGAGCGCTACAAGGGTGAGGCGCCATACTCGCGGTGCCGCGTACAGGAAGGATATTACGATACTTTTACCCTAGAGTGCGGCAGACGCGGTTTTAGCATGTCTTATAGCGACTCGTATTATGACGCGAGCGAGCTTAGCGAGGATGAGCTAAAAGCGGCTTTGCCGCTCATCGTAAAAGGCGTAGAGAAGGAATTTTTAGACGAAAATAACCTGCCGTTTTTCGCGTACAAGCTAAATTTGTCGGTCAAATTTGAAAGCGAGGACTCGCCGCGTAAATTTTACTTTGAGAACGCGGCTAGAAAGGCCGAACTAAAGCGCAGACTAGAAGACTATATCGGCGAAGTCATTACTCGGCGCACGGCAAAGGTCAAGGACGAACGCGAGCTTTACGTATTTATGGGGCACGTTTTTGATCTGCCTCTTATGGATTATGACGAATTTGCGCTTATAGAGCTGATAGAAAAATTTGAACTAGCCGTGCGGGACTCTAAAAGCAAACATCTAACCGATGAGTTTAAAGAGGCGCTTACTTGCTATCTGCAAGATTGGCGAGACGATAAATTTATGCCTAAATTTTACGATATTTACGGAGATGACTGGGAGAGGACTTATGAGCTTAAAAAGGACTTTAAACCCCAAAACGTAAGCGCCGGCGAGCTTGCGCTTTTCGTGCGAGCGGCGTTTTGGCGGATCAAATATAAAAGCTTTAGCTGGGACGTAAAATTTGCGCGCAAAGACCTCGAGAGCGCGGCTCTGATTTTCGGTTCGGCGCAGGCGCAAAAGTATTTAGACCACGGCACAGGCGAGTTAGACGAAAGCCTAACGAGATTTAAGGACGCAGACGTAGAGTGCGCCGCAAACGATGTTTTTGCGCAAATTAGCGTAAAAATCAAAAACGAAACGCCTCAGGCTTACAAAAAGGCGCTAATATTTATCGTAAATCTGCTTCGTGCGGGCTTTACGGCTAGCTACGCCGTTAAATTTAGCTCCAAAGCGGATAAAATTTATCTGCCGATAAAAGGGCTTGAAAAGACGCAGACGCACCGATTTTTCGCTACCGCGCTAGCGCATGGGATAGACTTGGAGCTTGAGCTTTATGCCAAAGAAGCTCTAAGGCATAAATACGAATTTTACGCCGATATAAACGACGAAAAGTGCCTAATGACGGGCAGTTACGCGGTATTTGGCCTTGCGCTAAAAAGCGAGAAATATTTCGCGCTAGCTAAGCGGTATTTTAAAAACGTAGACGACGAACATCAAAGCGCGCATATAAAATTTATCGAGGCTTTTATCGATAGATACGGCGTTAGCGCGCAGAGCTTGGACGTATTGGTCGATGCCTTCTCGTCGTATCAGGATGATAAAATTTATAAAAATTTACGTGCGCTAATGGACGAACCTGCTAACAAAGCCCTGTTTTTGCGCGCTCTTGAAAATCTAAAAGGTTATAAAAAGGAAAATGCGGCGTATGCGGCCTGGGGGCGGGGCTGGGAGAAGGAAATTTCTGGTTGA
- a CDS encoding response regulator transcription factor, translated as MIKILMIEDDLELAEILTEFLAKSDMSVTTAEEPYIGLSTLNVEKFDLVILDLTLPGLDGLEVCKEIRKRHDVPIIISSARHDITDKVNALDNGADDYLPKPYDPQELLARIKSHLRRQSTVAGANLSGAKEPAREKDIAVDDFKHVITLKGEPLNLTAAEYDILKYMLQKEGGAITREEFIYNCASISEDSTNKSIDVIIGRIRGKLGDDPKEPKYIHAIRGIGYKLMQ; from the coding sequence ATGATAAAAATTTTGATGATAGAAGACGATTTAGAGCTGGCAGAAATTTTGACCGAGTTTTTAGCAAAAAGCGATATGAGCGTAACGACGGCGGAGGAGCCGTATATCGGGCTTTCGACGCTAAATGTCGAGAAATTCGACCTCGTGATCTTAGATCTCACGCTACCGGGACTTGACGGCCTAGAGGTATGCAAAGAGATCCGCAAGCGCCACGACGTACCCATCATCATTTCAAGCGCGCGCCACGACATCACGGACAAAGTAAACGCCCTAGATAACGGCGCGGACGACTACCTGCCAAAACCTTACGACCCGCAGGAGCTGCTAGCTCGTATAAAAAGCCATCTGCGCCGCCAAAGCACTGTAGCGGGCGCAAATTTAAGCGGCGCAAAGGAGCCTGCGCGAGAGAAAGATATCGCGGTAGACGACTTTAAGCACGTCATCACGCTCAAAGGCGAGCCGTTAAATTTGACCGCGGCGGAGTACGACATCCTAAAATATATGCTCCAAAAAGAAGGCGGCGCCATCACTCGCGAGGAGTTCATCTATAACTGCGCGAGCATCAGCGAGGACTCGACAAACAAAAGCATCGACGTCATCATCGGGCGCATCAGAGGCAAGCTAGGCGACGACCCAAAAGAGCCAAAATACATCCACGCCATCCGCGGCATCGGCTACAAGCTAATGCAGTAA
- a CDS encoding ArsS family sensor histidine kinase yields the protein MKRSSVFYTITFIFALALTSIFLAFLWLMDYDKQNYARELNAKYSTIARNQLFLMSGIINEKEYERQTGDFKMPEITNERQKEEILVNATVLEEISADIGSSAIMIYQNHHYLKVQHVDKVLLLKDNDYQPYRYDIIKIIFLLVAIILLAAYVFVIRKLKPLRKLKRQIAKFAAGEIDEVQNVSSGNDEISEVAEAFYDAVCQIKNLNASRKLFLRNIMHELKTPITKGRLAAEMIEKSKNQERLVSVFIKLENLINEFAAVEQVTSNIALNNTKICRIDDVIDEALDIAMVDPGQVTISKLEDVSLNADFKLLAIAAKNMIDNALKYSPNKHVNITITRESIKFINEGERLSKELRHYVEPFTKGESAQKSFGLGLYIVENIIKAHKLTLGYEYKNGLNVFSFENLQNIAA from the coding sequence ATGAAACGCTCATCGGTTTTTTACACTATCACTTTTATCTTCGCTTTGGCGCTAACAAGCATATTTCTCGCGTTTTTATGGCTGATGGACTACGACAAGCAAAACTACGCGCGCGAGCTAAACGCCAAATACTCCACGATCGCTAGAAATCAGCTCTTTTTGATGAGCGGTATCATAAACGAAAAAGAGTACGAGCGTCAAACGGGCGACTTTAAGATGCCTGAGATCACGAACGAGCGGCAAAAGGAGGAGATCCTAGTAAACGCTACGGTGCTTGAGGAGATATCAGCAGACATCGGCTCCAGCGCTATCATGATCTATCAAAATCACCACTATCTAAAAGTCCAGCACGTGGATAAAGTCCTGCTTTTAAAGGATAACGACTACCAGCCGTACCGCTACGACATCATCAAGATCATCTTTTTGCTAGTCGCGATCATACTTCTTGCCGCTTACGTTTTTGTTATCAGGAAACTAAAACCGCTAAGAAAACTAAAGCGCCAGATAGCCAAATTTGCCGCGGGCGAGATCGACGAAGTGCAAAACGTCAGCAGCGGAAACGACGAAATTTCCGAGGTTGCAGAGGCATTTTACGACGCGGTTTGTCAGATCAAAAATTTAAACGCGTCGCGCAAGCTGTTTTTAAGAAATATAATGCACGAGCTAAAAACGCCGATCACCAAAGGCCGCCTAGCCGCTGAAATGATCGAAAAAAGCAAAAACCAAGAACGCCTTGTGTCGGTTTTTATAAAACTTGAAAATCTCATAAACGAATTTGCCGCCGTCGAGCAAGTCACCTCAAACATCGCGCTAAATAACACTAAAATTTGCCGTATCGACGATGTTATCGACGAGGCTCTGGATATCGCTATGGTCGATCCCGGACAGGTCACGATCAGTAAGCTAGAGGACGTGAGCCTAAATGCGGACTTTAAGCTACTAGCGATCGCCGCCAAAAATATGATCGATAACGCGCTAAAATACTCCCCAAACAAGCACGTAAATATCACGATCACGCGCGAGTCGATCAAATTTATCAACGAAGGCGAGCGGCTGTCAAAGGAGTTGCGCCACTACGTCGAGCCTTTTACCAAGGGCGAAAGCGCGCAAAAGAGCTTCGGCCTAGGGCTTTACATCGTAGAAAATATAATCAAAGCCCATAAGCTAACTCTGGGCTACGAATACAAAAACGGACTAAACGTATTTAGCTTTGAAAATCTGCAAAATATCGCGGCGTAG